DNA sequence from the Gammaproteobacteria bacterium genome:
CTGTAATTCCATACATCCCGGATTTACCGATACCGGCATGACAGCCGCGGTTCATGCCGACCCACAAGAATGGAATAAACGCGTGAGCCAGACGCCCATTGGACGCATGGGGACCGCCGAGGACATCGCCTGGGGCTGCGTGTTTCTGGCCGCGGACGAGTCAAGTTTCATAACAGGCGCAGAGCTCGTCATAGACGGCGGCATGACGGCACAATGACCAGACCAAGTCGAATTATCTTAAGTGAGTCACTATGAAACTCGATGGGAAAGTAGCTCTGGTTACCGGTGCAGCGGGCGGTATTGGTCAGGCGATCGCCCGGCGCCTCGCCCATGAGGGCGCCCATGTCGCTCTCGCTGATATTCGAACTAAACCACTCGACGGTATCACGCGGACCATAGAGTCCTACGATCGGAAAGCCCTTACAGTCGCAGTCGACGTGACCCAGTCAGACCAGGTTACTCAGATGGTCCAGGCGGTTGTTGAAGCATTTGGTCGCATAGATATTTTCTTCAATAACGCAGGCATCATTCGGGTCCAGAATTTTCTGGATGTCACCGAAGCCGAATGGGACCACGTTATCGATGTCAACCTCAAGGGCGTATTTCTGTGTGGCCAGGCTGTAGCCAAACACATGGTGGAGCGCCAGTCCGGCAAAATTATCAACACCGCATCTCTTGCGGCCCATCGCGGTCGCCCGGAGATCGCTGCCTATGCCGCCAGTA
Encoded proteins:
- a CDS encoding 3-oxoacyl-ACP reductase FabG is translated as MKLDGKVALVTGAAGGIGQAIARRLAHEGAHVALADIRTKPLDGITRTIESYDRKALTVAVDVTQSDQVTQMVQAVVEAFGRIDIFFNNAGIIRVQNFLDVTEAEWDHVIDVNLKGVFLCGQAVAKHMVERQSGKIINTASLAAHRGRPEIAAYAASKTAVVSLTRSMALDLADHGITVNALAPGIVDTDMWAFIDDEMGKLWGRQKGDSMRRRVDTVPLKRPARADEVANVGIFLASDEADYITGQTMYIDGGDSA